A genomic segment from Spinacia oleracea cultivar Varoflay chromosome 3, BTI_SOV_V1, whole genome shotgun sequence encodes:
- the LOC110776944 gene encoding uncharacterized protein, giving the protein MDRKWMHAKRCSDGYELGVEDSISFSVEHAEDENNILCPCVECNNMVRLGVDVIRDHLITKGINQLYKCWLSHDEILGDASSNIDTGIGFDTWMEDETHEELMYDDDGVEEMIIALQESIQDRPEMLENLSSDAKKPLYSGCSKFSRLSGVLKLLSVKESNGVTDKFFTEFMKSFHEILPEGNPLPSRTYDAKRMPTSIGLSYERIHACPNDCILYRKEYASLESFPECNVSRYKKNKVHAKVMWYFPVIPRFIRLFSVPVEAKNLTWHADSDGREKDGMLRHPADSPQWVKIDKDFPDF; this is encoded by the coding sequence ATGGATCGAAAATGGATGCATGCTAAGCGATGTAGTGATGGTTATGAGCTAGGAGTAGAGGATTCTATTTCATTTTCAGTTGAACATGCGGAGGATGAGAATAATATTTTGTGTCCATGTGTTGAATGCAATAATATGGTTCGACTTGGTGTTGATGTTATAAGAGATCATCTTATTACTAAGGGTATTAATCAACTGTATAAGTGTTGGTTAAGCCACGATGAGATTTTAGGGGATGCTTCTTCTAACATAGATACTGGCATTGGATTTGATACTTGGATGGAAGACGAGACACATGAAGAACTTATGTATGATGATGACGGGGTAGAAGAAATGATTATTGCCTTACAAGAAAGCATTCAAGATCGTCCAGAGATGTTGGAGAACTTATCTAGTGATGCAAAGAAACCATTGTATTCtggatgttctaaatttagtagATTATCTGGTGTGCTAAAACTCCTTAGCGTTAAGGAGAGTAATGGCGTGACCGATAAATTCTTTACTGAGTTCATGAAATCATTCCATGAGATTCTTCCAGAGGGAAATCCTCTTCCTTCTCGCACTTATGATGCTAAAAggatgccaacctcaattggctTGAGTTACGAGAGAATTCACGCTTGTCCAAATGATTGCATCTTGTATCGAAAAGAATATGCCTCATTAGAGAGTTTCCCCGAGTGTAATGTTTCGAGATATAAGAAAAATAAGGTGCATGCCAAAGTCATGTGGTACTTTCCAGTAATACCAAGATTCATACGTCTTTTCAGTGTTCCAGTAGAGGCAAAGAATTTGACATGGCATGCGGATTCAGATGGAAGAGAGAAAGATGGTATGTTGAGACACCCTGCCGATTCTCCACAATGGGTCAAGATTGACAAAGACTTCCCTGATTTCTGA